In Halorhabdus tiamatea SARL4B, a genomic segment contains:
- the purL gene encoding phosphoribosylformylglycinamidine synthase subunit PurL, translating into MALSDSDRAVVVEELDRDPTAAEAALFENLWSEHCSYRSSRPLLGRFESDGEHVVVPPGDDAGVVALPEDEDTYLAMGIESHNHPSFVDPYDGAATGVGGIVRDILSMGAFPIALTDSLYFGDFEREHSRYLLDGVVEGISDYGNSIGVPTVAGSTTFHEDYEENPLVNVACVGMLSADRLITAEAQAAGNNLVLVGASTGRDGLGGASFASEDIAEDAETEDRSAVQVGNPYREKLLIETNEALIEEDLVESARDLGAAGLGGASSELVAKGGFGADIDLDDVPQREPNMTATEILLSESQERIVYEVTDEHVARVQELAERYDLEAAVIGEVTEDPNYTCTRDGEVAVDVPAEFVGEGAPLADLAVVEPEQPETDRPGVDLADAVETVLASPNTASKRWVYRQYDHEVQVRTAMRPGDDAALLALREARADRRSAERSSGDSRETATGLAISAGADPNWTDAAPYEGAFAAGLENATNIAAKGATPLAAVDCLNAGNPEKPEVYGEFAGIVDGLSDVCSDLSVPVVGGNVSLYNDSSTGPIPPTPTLTMVGTKPGFSAPPMSLSGEGTLVLVGDLALGGDAEVRLGGSELLAEGGSDRFPELPDDPATFIETLADVADHEDTLAVHDVSHGGLAVTLAEMIHDNAGADVTIDAADPVGALCHEQPGRAVIETTDPAAVEAAFDGVAPVVEIGEADDSGTLDLSVSEESVSYDAAAIADLRSVLEDELD; encoded by the coding sequence ATGGCCCTTTCCGACTCGGACCGGGCGGTCGTCGTCGAGGAACTCGACCGCGACCCCACGGCGGCGGAGGCGGCGCTGTTCGAGAACCTCTGGAGCGAGCACTGCTCGTATCGCTCCTCGCGCCCGCTGCTGGGGCGCTTCGAGAGCGACGGCGAGCACGTCGTCGTCCCGCCGGGCGACGACGCCGGCGTCGTGGCGCTGCCCGAAGACGAGGACACCTACCTCGCGATGGGGATCGAGAGCCACAACCACCCCTCCTTCGTCGATCCCTACGACGGCGCGGCCACCGGCGTCGGGGGCATCGTCCGTGACATCCTCTCGATGGGTGCGTTCCCCATCGCGCTGACCGACAGCCTCTACTTCGGCGACTTCGAGCGCGAACACTCCCGGTACCTGCTCGATGGCGTCGTCGAGGGCATCTCCGATTACGGCAACTCCATCGGCGTTCCCACAGTCGCCGGGAGCACCACCTTCCACGAGGACTACGAGGAGAATCCACTGGTCAACGTGGCCTGCGTGGGCATGCTCTCGGCCGACCGCCTCATCACTGCCGAGGCCCAGGCGGCGGGCAACAACCTCGTCCTCGTCGGAGCCTCGACCGGACGGGACGGCCTCGGCGGGGCCTCCTTCGCCAGCGAGGACATCGCCGAGGACGCCGAGACAGAGGACCGCAGCGCGGTCCAGGTCGGCAACCCCTACCGCGAGAAACTCCTCATCGAGACCAACGAGGCGCTCATCGAGGAAGACCTGGTCGAGTCGGCCCGGGACCTCGGTGCGGCGGGACTCGGTGGCGCGTCGAGCGAACTCGTCGCCAAGGGCGGGTTCGGCGCGGACATCGACCTCGACGACGTCCCGCAACGCGAACCCAACATGACCGCCACTGAGATCCTGCTCTCGGAATCCCAGGAGCGGATCGTCTACGAGGTGACGGACGAGCACGTCGCCCGCGTCCAGGAACTCGCCGAACGCTACGATCTGGAAGCCGCCGTCATCGGCGAGGTGACCGAGGACCCGAACTACACGTGCACCCGCGATGGCGAGGTCGCCGTCGATGTCCCCGCCGAGTTCGTCGGCGAGGGTGCACCGCTGGCGGACCTGGCGGTCGTCGAGCCCGAACAGCCCGAGACGGATCGACCCGGCGTCGACCTCGCAGACGCTGTCGAGACCGTCCTGGCGAGTCCGAACACCGCGAGCAAGCGGTGGGTCTACCGCCAGTACGATCACGAGGTCCAGGTCCGGACGGCGATGCGGCCGGGCGACGACGCCGCGCTGCTGGCGCTCCGGGAGGCGCGCGCGGACCGGAGGTCCGCGGAACGGTCGAGCGGTGATAGCCGCGAGACGGCCACGGGCCTCGCGATTTCGGCGGGCGCTGATCCCAACTGGACGGACGCTGCGCCCTACGAGGGGGCGTTCGCGGCCGGCCTGGAGAACGCGACCAACATCGCCGCCAAGGGCGCGACGCCGCTTGCGGCCGTCGACTGTCTCAACGCCGGCAACCCCGAGAAGCCCGAGGTCTACGGCGAGTTCGCGGGCATCGTGGATGGCCTGTCCGACGTGTGTTCGGACCTCTCGGTCCCGGTCGTCGGCGGGAACGTCTCGCTGTACAACGACTCCTCGACGGGACCGATCCCCCCGACGCCGACGCTGACGATGGTCGGCACCAAGCCCGGCTTTTCCGCCCCGCCGATGTCGCTCTCGGGCGAGGGAACGCTCGTCCTCGTCGGCGACCTGGCGCTCGGCGGCGACGCCGAGGTCCGTCTCGGTGGGTCCGAACTACTGGCCGAGGGTGGCAGCGACCGATTCCCCGAGTTGCCCGACGATCCAGCAACGTTCATCGAGACGCTCGCCGACGTGGCCGATCACGAGGACACCCTCGCCGTCCACGACGTCAGTCACGGCGGACTTGCGGTCACGCTCGCGGAGATGATCCACGACAACGCCGGCGCGGATGTGACGATCGACGCGGCCGACCCGGTCGGCGCGCTCTGTCACGAACAGCCGGGCCGGGCGGTCATCGAGACGACCGATCCCGCTGCTGTCGAAGCCGCCTTCGACGGCGTCGCTCCGGTCGTCGAGATCGGGGAAGCCGACGACTCGGGGACGCTCGACCTCAGCGTCAGTGAAGAATCAGTCAGCTACGACGCGGCGGCGATCGCCGACCTGCGGTCAGTTCTCGAAGACGAGTTGGACTGA
- a CDS encoding SLC13 family permease: MAVAGIPFEATLVFGLIGVALVLFVSEVIPNDVTAIGVIVALAALGPTIGLTPRDAIAGFANPATITIVAMYMLSAGIQNTGIVQRLGVSLAGFVRGDEGRALLATVGTTGPIAGFVNNTPVVAVFIPMITDLAEQSDVSPSKLLLPLSYAAILGGTLTLVGTSTNILASDFTRQLIPGRNGIGMFEFTPLGVLILVVGLAYLLTIGRRLTPARIPVDADLVSAFDLEEHLSQVRVPAGSSLLDERVADVDAREDVPVDVLQLRRNGEAYAVPDTDQRIAAGDVLVVNGPRTDVTRFRDAFDLRRLVREDVSDGTFDDSPTGNTLATAVVPDDSTYVGETLAEARLEEFHRTTVLAVRRGRELIRGDLDSVTVSPGDLLLVRLSPTAIEYFAESGDLVVTEESASGRIDEVEPQAAAPLSPKTPLAVAIMASVIGAAALNLLPIVIAALGGVFAMIVTGCLSPSDAYDAVSWNIVFLLAGVIPLGFAMEATGGATVLADALVATEAFLPLVLVMLLFYLFTGLLANVITPVATIVLMIPVAVDAAGQMGADPFSFLLAVMFASATSFMTPVGYQTNLMVYGPGGYRFSDFLKVGGPLQLLLAVVTTVGIATMWGLT; the protein is encoded by the coding sequence ATGGCTGTTGCAGGGATTCCGTTCGAGGCGACGCTCGTCTTCGGACTCATCGGCGTTGCACTGGTCCTGTTCGTCTCGGAGGTGATCCCGAACGACGTCACCGCGATCGGGGTCATCGTCGCGCTGGCTGCACTGGGTCCGACCATCGGCCTCACGCCGAGAGACGCGATCGCCGGCTTTGCCAACCCCGCGACGATCACTATCGTCGCGATGTACATGTTGAGTGCTGGCATCCAGAATACGGGGATTGTCCAGCGCCTTGGCGTCTCATTGGCGGGGTTCGTCCGGGGCGACGAGGGGCGGGCGTTGCTGGCGACCGTCGGCACGACCGGCCCGATCGCCGGCTTCGTCAACAACACGCCTGTCGTCGCCGTGTTCATCCCGATGATTACCGATCTGGCCGAGCAGAGCGACGTCTCGCCGTCGAAGCTGCTGTTGCCGCTGTCGTACGCGGCGATTCTCGGCGGGACGCTGACGCTCGTGGGGACGTCGACGAACATCCTCGCCAGCGACTTCACCCGCCAGCTCATCCCCGGCCGAAACGGCATCGGCATGTTCGAGTTCACGCCGCTTGGCGTGCTCATCCTCGTCGTCGGCCTCGCGTACCTGCTGACGATCGGCCGCCGACTCACGCCGGCTCGGATCCCGGTCGACGCCGACCTGGTCTCGGCGTTCGATCTCGAGGAGCACCTCTCGCAAGTTCGCGTCCCGGCGGGATCGTCGCTCCTCGACGAACGCGTCGCCGACGTCGACGCACGCGAGGACGTCCCGGTCGACGTCCTCCAGCTTCGCCGGAACGGCGAGGCCTACGCCGTCCCGGACACCGACCAGCGGATCGCCGCCGGCGACGTCCTCGTCGTCAACGGCCCACGTACCGACGTAACTCGGTTCCGCGACGCGTTCGACCTGCGTCGACTCGTTCGAGAGGACGTCTCCGACGGGACCTTCGATGACAGTCCGACCGGGAACACCCTCGCCACGGCGGTCGTCCCTGATGATTCAACGTACGTCGGGGAGACGCTCGCGGAGGCCCGACTCGAGGAGTTTCACCGGACGACCGTGCTCGCGGTCCGGCGCGGCCGGGAACTCATCCGGGGAGACCTCGACAGCGTTACCGTCAGTCCGGGTGACCTCCTGCTGGTCCGGCTGTCGCCGACCGCGATCGAATACTTCGCGGAGTCGGGTGATCTCGTCGTCACAGAAGAGAGTGCCTCCGGACGGATCGACGAAGTGGAGCCACAGGCAGCCGCACCGCTTTCGCCGAAGACGCCGCTCGCAGTCGCGATCATGGCCAGCGTGATCGGCGCGGCGGCGCTGAATCTCCTGCCGATCGTGATCGCTGCCCTCGGGGGCGTCTTCGCGATGATCGTCACCGGCTGTCTGTCGCCCTCGGACGCCTACGACGCCGTCTCCTGGAACATCGTCTTCCTGCTGGCGGGCGTGATCCCGCTTGGCTTCGCGATGGAAGCAACCGGCGGCGCGACAGTGCTCGCCGATGCGCTGGTCGCAACTGAGGCGTTCCTCCCGCTCGTTCTCGTCATGCTGCTGTTTTACCTCTTCACCGGGCTCCTGGCGAACGTCATCACCCCCGTTGCGACCATCGTGTTGATGATCCCGGTGGCCGTCGATGCGGCCGGACAGATGGGGGCCGACCCCTTTTCGTTCCTCCTGGCAGTGATGTTCGCCTCGGCGACGTCGTTCATGACACCGGTGGGCTACCAGACCAACCTGATGGTCTATGGCCCCGGGGGCTATCGGTTCTCGGACTTCCTGAAGGTCGGTGGGCCGTTACAGCTGCTGCTGGCGGTCGTGACGACGGTCGGCATCGCGACGATGTGGGGGCTCACCTGA
- a CDS encoding metallophosphoesterase family protein: MDEDVIPQREHDETMGEVHGSNAYNRTANNDGNATSGAGGDDDTVYYAISDLHIGGDEQLEHVEFLEELLAFLRRLEATDETAELVINGDAFGLWEFTTLEGIEKFDALVERYPALFEQLRATGESVQITLLPGNHDHELAAYDAYVERFAEYNVALVQEQSLTRPVGDRAIHFEHGNQRDPNNRFEDFGNPHEKPLGYHYNTLVTSRAGQVSARGRRNWLKDIQAVTPTERVPVWFLSKYFYNEMHPLLRYAAVPFLLLFNLSAIVAIAVGLDLVGVWSLPTETVEGAFGRFGSAGAFAFSLLAINVAIVGILVLVWIPLRFILQDFKRTIDRFGLVETEFTVDPSEPYRAAATDVFESDPETAVFCYGHTHRPAVDEHDGRLIVNTGTWLKRFHRRPVIAGLLPPVFHPTFRLSIVRIAAEDEGVAVEYETMDKPDPAKTDLTFTERLLTVGRVPDPTIPDRVVATDTQTTSTSPDE; the protein is encoded by the coding sequence GTGGACGAAGACGTTATCCCCCAGCGCGAGCACGACGAAACGATGGGAGAGGTCCACGGTTCGAACGCCTACAACAGGACCGCCAACAATGACGGGAACGCCACCAGCGGGGCCGGCGGCGATGACGACACGGTCTACTACGCGATCAGCGACCTCCACATCGGCGGGGACGAGCAACTCGAACACGTCGAGTTTCTCGAGGAGTTGCTGGCCTTCCTTCGGCGGCTCGAAGCGACCGACGAAACGGCCGAACTCGTCATCAACGGCGACGCCTTCGGGCTCTGGGAGTTCACCACCCTGGAGGGGATCGAGAAGTTCGACGCCCTGGTCGAGCGATACCCGGCCCTGTTCGAGCAACTTCGGGCGACTGGAGAGAGCGTTCAGATCACACTCCTGCCCGGCAATCACGACCACGAACTCGCCGCCTACGACGCGTACGTCGAGCGCTTCGCCGAGTACAACGTGGCGCTCGTCCAAGAGCAGTCGCTCACCCGTCCCGTCGGCGACCGGGCGATCCACTTCGAACACGGCAACCAGCGCGACCCGAACAACCGCTTCGAAGATTTCGGCAATCCCCACGAGAAGCCGCTTGGCTATCACTACAACACGCTCGTGACGAGCCGGGCCGGCCAGGTCTCGGCTCGCGGCCGGCGCAACTGGCTGAAGGACATCCAGGCAGTCACCCCGACCGAGCGGGTTCCGGTCTGGTTTCTCTCGAAGTACTTCTACAACGAGATGCACCCGCTGCTCCGGTACGCGGCCGTTCCCTTTCTCCTGCTGTTCAACCTGAGTGCGATCGTCGCGATCGCTGTCGGGCTGGACCTGGTCGGCGTCTGGTCGCTCCCGACCGAGACTGTCGAAGGAGCCTTCGGCCGGTTTGGGTCTGCCGGCGCGTTCGCGTTCTCGCTGCTCGCGATCAACGTGGCGATCGTCGGCATTCTCGTGCTGGTCTGGATTCCGCTCCGGTTCATCCTCCAGGATTTCAAGCGGACGATCGACCGATTCGGGCTCGTCGAGACCGAGTTCACCGTCGATCCGAGCGAACCCTATCGGGCGGCAGCAACGGATGTCTTCGAGTCGGATCCGGAAACGGCCGTCTTTTGCTACGGACACACCCACCGGCCAGCCGTCGACGAGCACGACGGTCGGTTGATCGTCAATACGGGGACGTGGCTCAAGCGGTTTCACCGACGGCCAGTGATCGCCGGTCTGCTTCCGCCGGTGTTTCACCCCACCTTCCGGTTGAGTATCGTCCGGATCGCTGCCGAAGACGAGGGTGTAGCCGTCGAGTACGAGACGATGGACAAGCCAGACCCGGCCAAGACGGACCTGACGTTCACCGAGCGACTCCTGACGGTCGGTCGGGTGCCGGACCCGACGATTCCGGATCGAGTGGTCGCCACGGACACGCAAACGACCTCGACATCCCCCGACGAGTAG
- a CDS encoding LeuA family protein — translation MRTRLRRNPRRIEFFQGTLDSTSEITDARIFDTTLRDGEQTPRTSFSYEDKREIAAVLDEMGTHVIEAGFPVNSDAEFEAVRDIAESTTTTTCGLARVVEEDIEAALESGVELVHVFVSTSDIQLADSMHASREDAKQRAVESVERVVEAGVDVMFSPMDATRTDEDFLIDVVEAVTEAGTDWINIPDTTGVATPGRFQEMVGNVVAHTDARVDVHTHDDFGLATANALSGYEAGGAQAQVSVNGIGERAGNAAYEEVVMALESLYDVDTGIDTTRITELSRLIEEKSGVDTPGNKPVVGENAFSHESGIHAAGVIENSDTFEPGVMTPEMVGAERELVLGKHTGQHSVRERLLEAGYDPTEEEVRTVTRRVKEYGAEKNRITMDVLERFARDVDVDRAREEVSA, via the coding sequence ATACGCACGAGGTTACGTCGGAATCCCCGGCGGATCGAGTTCTTCCAGGGCACACTCGATAGTACGTCCGAAATCACGGACGCACGAATTTTCGATACCACGCTTCGCGACGGGGAACAGACGCCGCGAACCTCGTTTTCTTACGAAGACAAACGGGAGATAGCGGCGGTGCTCGACGAGATGGGCACCCACGTCATCGAAGCGGGGTTTCCCGTCAACTCCGACGCGGAGTTCGAGGCGGTACGCGATATCGCCGAAAGTACCACGACGACCACCTGCGGGCTCGCCCGCGTGGTCGAGGAAGACATCGAAGCCGCCCTCGAGTCGGGCGTCGAACTGGTTCACGTGTTCGTCTCGACCAGCGACATCCAGCTGGCCGATTCGATGCACGCGAGTCGCGAGGACGCCAAACAGCGGGCCGTCGAGTCGGTCGAGCGCGTCGTGGAGGCCGGCGTCGACGTCATGTTCTCGCCGATGGACGCCACTCGCACCGACGAGGACTTCCTGATTGACGTCGTCGAGGCTGTCACCGAAGCGGGCACCGACTGGATCAACATCCCCGACACGACGGGGGTTGCTACGCCGGGTCGCTTCCAGGAGATGGTCGGCAACGTTGTCGCCCACACGGACGCGCGCGTGGACGTTCACACGCACGACGACTTCGGGCTGGCGACGGCCAACGCCCTCTCGGGGTACGAGGCCGGCGGCGCACAGGCCCAGGTCAGCGTCAACGGCATCGGCGAGCGCGCCGGCAACGCCGCCTACGAGGAGGTCGTCATGGCACTGGAGTCGCTGTACGACGTGGATACGGGCATCGACACGACCCGAATCACCGAACTCTCCCGCCTGATCGAAGAGAAAAGCGGCGTCGACACGCCGGGCAACAAGCCCGTCGTGGGCGAGAACGCCTTCTCCCACGAGTCGGGCATCCACGCCGCGGGCGTTATCGAGAACAGCGATACGTTCGAGCCGGGCGTGATGACCCCCGAGATGGTCGGTGCCGAGCGCGAACTCGTCCTCGGGAAACACACCGGCCAGCATTCGGTCCGGGAGCGACTCCTCGAGGCCGGGTACGACCCGACCGAGGAGGAGGTCCGGACGGTGACCCGCCGCGTCAAGGAGTACGGCGCGGAGAAGAACCGCATCACGATGGACGTCCTAGAGCGGTTCGCCCGCGACGTGGACGTCGACCGGGCGCGCGAGGAGGTCAGTGCCTGA
- the ilvB gene encoding biosynthetic-type acetolactate synthase large subunit, translated as MSERTTITDADEATDEDESHRTATTGAESVVIALEKAGVEKAFGVQGGAIMPVYDALYDSSIEHFTMAHEQGAAHAADAYGIVSGEPGVAFATSGPGATNLVTGIADASMDSDPLIALTGQVATDFVGNDAFQETDTVGITQPVTKNNYFAGDVETVGDDVGEAFALAEAGRQGPTLVDLPKDTTKADLDVQPGEAETPDTYNPPEKADEVVVEAAAEALQAAEKPVILSGGGVIKGEATDELRAFARTYDIPVITTMPGLGTFPETDDLSLGMAGMHGTGTANMAITNCDVLLGVGTRFDDRLTGGVETFAPDAEVIHAEIDPAEINKNIEADYPLLGDAERVLEQLDDAMTAAPDAETWREQCDTWKAEYPLDYEMPEDEPLKPQYIVERFDELADDDAIITTGVGQHQMWAAQFWTYTEPRTWVSSNGLGTMGYGVPSAIGAKTAAPDTEVITFDGDGSFLMTMQELSVAVRENLDITYVILNNEAIGMVRQWQDGFYEGRRMASEYQWVPEFDMLAEAFGARGFRLEEYDEVDDVIEAARAYDGPAVIDAIIDPGEDVYPMVPSGGDNGLFALSNEQLNNL; from the coding sequence ATGAGCGAACGCACCACGATCACGGACGCTGACGAAGCGACCGACGAAGACGAGTCTCACCGAACGGCGACCACGGGCGCTGAATCCGTCGTCATCGCCTTAGAGAAGGCCGGCGTCGAGAAGGCCTTCGGCGTCCAGGGCGGGGCGATCATGCCCGTCTACGACGCGCTGTACGATTCCTCTATCGAGCACTTCACGATGGCCCACGAACAGGGGGCGGCCCACGCGGCCGACGCCTACGGGATCGTCTCTGGCGAGCCAGGCGTGGCGTTCGCCACCTCCGGGCCGGGCGCGACGAACCTCGTGACGGGGATCGCCGACGCCTCGATGGACTCCGATCCACTGATCGCCCTGACGGGCCAGGTCGCGACGGACTTCGTCGGCAACGACGCCTTCCAGGAGACCGACACTGTCGGCATCACCCAGCCGGTCACCAAGAACAACTACTTCGCGGGCGACGTCGAGACCGTCGGCGACGACGTCGGCGAGGCCTTCGCACTCGCGGAGGCGGGTCGGCAAGGCCCGACGCTGGTCGACCTGCCGAAGGACACGACGAAAGCTGACCTCGACGTCCAGCCGGGCGAAGCCGAGACGCCCGACACCTACAACCCGCCGGAGAAAGCCGACGAGGTCGTCGTCGAGGCCGCCGCCGAGGCACTCCAGGCGGCCGAAAAGCCGGTCATCCTCTCGGGCGGCGGCGTCATCAAGGGTGAAGCCACCGACGAATTGCGCGCGTTCGCACGCACGTACGACATCCCAGTCATCACGACGATGCCCGGGCTGGGCACGTTCCCCGAGACCGACGACCTCTCGCTTGGCATGGCCGGGATGCACGGCACCGGGACGGCCAACATGGCGATCACCAACTGCGACGTGTTGCTCGGCGTCGGCACGCGCTTCGACGACCGGCTGACCGGCGGCGTCGAGACGTTCGCGCCGGACGCCGAGGTCATCCACGCCGAGATCGATCCGGCGGAGATCAACAAGAACATCGAGGCCGACTACCCGCTGCTCGGCGACGCCGAACGCGTCCTCGAGCAACTCGACGACGCGATGACGGCCGCGCCCGATGCCGAGACGTGGCGCGAGCAGTGTGACACCTGGAAGGCGGAGTACCCGCTGGACTACGAGATGCCCGAAGACGAGCCGCTGAAACCCCAGTACATCGTCGAGCGCTTCGATGAACTCGCCGACGACGACGCGATCATCACCACGGGCGTCGGCCAACACCAGATGTGGGCCGCGCAGTTCTGGACCTACACCGAACCCCGGACCTGGGTTTCCTCGAATGGCCTGGGGACGATGGGCTACGGCGTCCCGTCGGCGATCGGCGCGAAGACGGCGGCTCCCGATACGGAGGTCATTACCTTCGACGGCGACGGCTCTTTCCTGATGACGATGCAGGAACTGTCGGTCGCCGTCCGGGAGAATCTCGATATCACGTACGTGATCCTCAACAACGAGGCCATCGGGATGGTCCGCCAGTGGCAGGACGGGTTCTACGAGGGCCGACGCATGGCCAGTGAGTACCAGTGGGTGCCCGAGTTCGACATGCTCGCCGAGGCCTTCGGCGCTCGCGGGTTCCGACTCGAAGAGTACGACGAGGTCGACGACGTGATCGAGGCGGCACGGGCCTACGACGGGCCGGCCGTCATCGACGCCATCATCGACCCCGGCGAGGACGTCTACCCGATGGTTCCAAGCGGTGGGGACAACGGGCTGTTCGCACTGTCGAACGAGCAACTCAACAATCTCTAA
- the ilvN gene encoding acetolactate synthase small subunit → MSSGELPGPAPDERMRPEGRRNTQGIRIDPEAEATHQPRMAVLSALVKHEPGVLAEVSGLFSRRQFNIESLTVGPTTDDGVARMTIVIEEAEPGIEQAKKQLEKLVPTIAVEELQPEAMRRELALIKVAAEKPDDVQSVAEMYGGQAVDASTDAVTVEITGSKQKIDAAVEAFEQFHVEEVVRTGAAALERGAETMDANGYVSEE, encoded by the coding sequence ATGAGCAGTGGAGAACTCCCTGGGCCGGCCCCCGACGAGCGGATGCGACCCGAGGGGCGGCGCAACACGCAAGGTATTCGCATCGACCCGGAAGCCGAAGCGACCCACCAGCCCCGGATGGCCGTGCTGTCGGCCTTAGTCAAACACGAGCCCGGCGTCCTCGCGGAGGTCTCGGGCCTGTTCAGCCGCCGGCAGTTCAACATCGAGAGCCTCACCGTCGGGCCGACGACCGACGACGGCGTCGCCCGGATGACGATCGTCATCGAGGAGGCCGAGCCGGGCATCGAGCAGGCCAAAAAGCAACTCGAGAAACTCGTTCCGACGATCGCCGTCGAGGAACTACAGCCCGAGGCGATGCGGCGGGAACTCGCTCTCATCAAGGTGGCCGCCGAGAAGCCCGACGACGTCCAGTCGGTCGCGGAGATGTACGGCGGTCAGGCCGTCGACGCCTCGACTGACGCCGTGACCGTCGAGATCACGGGCAGCAAACAGAAGATCGACGCCGCCGTCGAGGCCTTCGAGCAGTTCCACGTCGAGGAGGTCGTCCGCACCGGCGCGGCCGCGCTCGAACGCGGTGCGGAGACGATGGACGCAAACGGATACGTGAGCGAGGAGTGA
- the ilvC gene encoding ketol-acid reductoisomerase, translating to MTDEFDTTVYDDDDADESYLEDATVAVLGFGSQGHAHAQNLDDSGVDVVVGLPEGNEDRPVAEDAGLPVETPPEAAAEGDIVVMLVPDNVQPVVYDDIEDALEPGDTLQFAHGFNIHYGQIEPPEGVDVTMVAPKSPGHLVRRTYQRGEGTPGLVAVEQDESGEAREEALAYAKAIGCTRAGVIETTFREETETDLFGEQAVLCGGVTEMMKVGYETLVDAGYSPEMAYFEVLNELKLIVDLVYEGGLMEMWNSVSDTAEYGGLTRGEYVIDESAREGMEQILEEVQNGEFAKEWISENQTNRPSYKQLREAEGNHEIEDVGERLRELFAWDEEAE from the coding sequence ATGACTGACGAATTCGACACGACTGTCTACGACGACGACGACGCGGACGAATCGTATCTCGAAGACGCGACTGTAGCGGTCCTTGGCTTCGGCAGCCAGGGCCACGCCCACGCCCAGAATCTCGACGACAGCGGCGTCGACGTGGTCGTCGGCCTCCCCGAAGGCAACGAGGACCGCCCGGTCGCCGAAGACGCTGGCCTACCGGTCGAGACGCCCCCCGAGGCCGCCGCAGAGGGTGACATCGTCGTCATGCTCGTGCCCGACAACGTCCAGCCGGTCGTCTACGACGACATCGAAGACGCCCTGGAACCGGGCGACACGCTCCAGTTCGCCCACGGGTTCAACATCCACTACGGCCAGATCGAACCGCCGGAAGGCGTCGACGTGACGATGGTCGCCCCGAAGTCCCCGGGCCACCTGGTCCGGCGGACCTACCAGCGCGGCGAGGGGACGCCCGGCCTGGTCGCGGTCGAGCAGGACGAAAGCGGCGAAGCCAGGGAGGAGGCCCTGGCCTACGCGAAGGCCATCGGCTGTACGCGGGCGGGCGTCATCGAGACGACCTTCCGCGAGGAGACCGAGACCGACCTCTTCGGCGAGCAGGCCGTCCTGTGTGGCGGCGTCACCGAGATGATGAAAGTCGGCTACGAGACACTGGTCGACGCGGGCTACAGCCCCGAGATGGCTTACTTCGAGGTCCTCAACGAGCTGAAACTCATCGTCGATCTGGTCTACGAGGGCGGGCTGATGGAGATGTGGAACTCCGTCTCGGATACCGCCGAGTACGGCGGGCTCACCCGCGGGGAGTACGTCATCGACGAGTCGGCCCGCGAGGGGATGGAGCAGATTTTAGAGGAGGTCCAGAACGGCGAGTTCGCCAAGGAGTGGATCTCCGAGAACCAGACCAACCGCCCGAGCTACAAGCAGCTCCGGGAAGCCGAGGGGAACCACGAGATCGAAGACGTCGGCGAACGGCTGCGGGA